Proteins found in one Nitrospira sp. genomic segment:
- the flgB gene encoding flagellar basal body rod protein FlgB, which translates to MTIFDRTMQLLSRSLDLRGARQQVIAANIANEETPKYRAKDLNFGQALANAQQGKLPISLVSTNAQHFGPQGTGYQRVLGQLEDVPAGDLPLDANSVNIELEMAKMSDNAQQYNTAATIIGMKFKGLLGAIREGR; encoded by the coding sequence ATGACTATTTTTGACAGAACCATGCAATTGTTGAGTCGGTCGTTGGATCTTCGCGGTGCCCGCCAGCAGGTGATCGCGGCGAATATCGCCAACGAAGAAACGCCCAAGTATCGCGCGAAGGATTTGAATTTCGGCCAGGCGCTGGCCAATGCGCAGCAGGGCAAGTTACCGATCTCCCTGGTCTCCACCAACGCGCAACATTTCGGACCACAGGGCACGGGGTACCAACGGGTCCTCGGCCAGCTTGAAGACGTGCCGGCAGGCGATCTCCCGCTGGACGCCAATTCCGTCAACATTGAATTGGAAATGGCCAAAATGTCGGATAACGCTCAGCAATACAACACCGCAGCGACCATCATCGGGATGAAGTTCAAAGGTCTGTTGGGTGCCATTCGAGAAGGACGGTAG
- the flgC gene encoding flagellar basal body rod protein FlgC, which produces MELTDSLAVSVSALDAHRHRLNVIASNLANAQSTKTSTGGPYRRRDVVFQAAPVSSAFQKAFKQVTSGPGRQALDGVKVARVIEDKKPGQTVYDPRHPDADKKGFVTMPNVNVMEEMVNMIGASRAYEANVQAINATRTMWNRALEIGR; this is translated from the coding sequence ATGGAATTGACAGATAGCCTTGCGGTCTCCGTCTCCGCGCTGGATGCCCATCGGCATCGACTCAATGTCATTGCCAGCAACCTGGCCAACGCCCAGTCAACGAAAACCAGCACGGGCGGTCCCTACCGCCGTCGTGATGTCGTGTTTCAGGCCGCGCCCGTATCCTCGGCATTTCAAAAGGCCTTCAAGCAAGTGACGTCCGGCCCCGGCCGTCAAGCCTTGGACGGAGTCAAAGTCGCGCGCGTCATCGAAGACAAGAAGCCCGGACAGACGGTGTATGACCCGCGTCATCCCGATGCGGATAAGAAGGGATTCGTCACGATGCCCAATGTGAATGTCATGGAAGAAATGGTCAACATGATCGGCGCCTCGCGCGCCTATGAGGCGAACGTGCAGGCGATTAACGCGACCCGCACCATGTGGAATCGCGCGTTGGAGATCGGGAGGTAA
- the fliE gene encoding flagellar hook-basal body complex protein FliE, which produces MSDLRIAGANGLRPIEVPEIHEAGPGGEAGAANFMGSLKEAIGHINDAQTGASQAVDALVTGQSTNIHQTMVALQQADVSFQLMMQVRNKLVTAYEEIQRMQI; this is translated from the coding sequence ATGTCTGATCTGCGCATTGCGGGAGCGAACGGGCTCCGACCGATTGAGGTGCCTGAGATTCACGAGGCAGGGCCGGGCGGCGAGGCCGGCGCAGCCAATTTCATGGGGTCCCTCAAGGAGGCCATCGGGCATATCAACGACGCCCAGACCGGCGCCAGCCAGGCCGTCGATGCGTTGGTGACCGGACAGAGCACCAACATTCATCAAACGATGGTGGCATTGCAACAGGCCGATGTGTCCTTTCAGTTGATGATGCAGGTACGGAACAAACTGGTCACCGCCTACGAGGAAATTCAGCGGATGCAGATTTAG
- the fliF gene encoding flagellar M-ring protein FliF, whose amino-acid sequence MFSKFNQFTINQRFIILLALAGSIAGLVAVTLWTQQPDMQVLFANLAVDDASGIIDKLKDAKVPYETANGGTTVLVPSAQVHDLRLEMAGQGLPHGGGVGYEIFDRTTMGMSDFVQKLNYRRALQGELARTIAQMPEVERARVHLAIPERRLFATEQDRARASVVVSLRASQTLSKAQIQGVVHLVSSSVEGLQSRDVTVVDGHGNLLSNTSSDESAGLSGTQMEYQRTLEKDIETRIQTMLERIVGVNKAVVRVSSVLDFRKIETTEERYDPNGQVVRSEQRGQEKSSGVNGTSGGVPGVESNVPGGTEAEGGQTSSNNNQTKNETVNYEISRTVSRIVEPTGTIKKLSVAVLVDGTYEGGGKAGEAGADQPKKYVPRSEEEMKRIEEIVKKAMGYSTERQDQVEVVSIQFGLGAEEPTGGVEAAPDASKAWMPYVRYAVGGVLFFLIFFMVVRPLMVMLVQSAPAAGGGETPALPASVGQVEAAISGKQPGQILDMAKNNPANTAVVVKQWLKNNA is encoded by the coding sequence ATGTTTTCAAAATTCAACCAGTTTACGATCAACCAACGGTTCATCATTCTGCTCGCGCTCGCCGGGTCCATTGCGGGACTGGTCGCGGTGACCCTCTGGACCCAGCAGCCGGATATGCAGGTCCTCTTTGCTAATCTGGCGGTGGATGATGCGTCGGGCATTATCGACAAACTGAAAGATGCGAAGGTGCCCTACGAAACGGCCAACGGAGGGACCACGGTGCTGGTGCCCAGTGCGCAGGTGCATGACTTGCGTTTGGAGATGGCTGGTCAAGGCCTCCCGCATGGCGGAGGTGTGGGGTATGAAATTTTCGACCGGACGACCATGGGCATGTCCGATTTCGTGCAGAAGTTGAATTATCGACGGGCGTTGCAAGGCGAGTTGGCGCGCACGATCGCTCAAATGCCGGAAGTGGAACGAGCACGGGTGCATTTGGCGATTCCTGAACGCCGGCTGTTCGCCACTGAGCAGGATCGTGCGCGAGCTTCCGTGGTGGTGTCGCTGCGCGCCAGTCAAACGTTGTCGAAGGCGCAAATTCAAGGCGTCGTGCACCTGGTCTCCAGCAGCGTCGAGGGACTTCAATCACGCGATGTGACCGTCGTCGATGGCCACGGAAATTTATTGTCCAATACCTCCAGCGATGAATCAGCCGGGCTTTCCGGAACCCAGATGGAATATCAACGGACGCTCGAAAAGGACATCGAGACCCGTATTCAAACGATGTTGGAACGGATTGTCGGCGTGAACAAAGCCGTCGTGCGCGTGTCGAGCGTGCTGGATTTCCGCAAAATCGAAACTACGGAAGAACGTTACGATCCGAACGGACAGGTGGTTCGCAGTGAGCAGCGCGGACAGGAAAAATCGAGCGGGGTGAACGGCACCTCGGGCGGCGTGCCCGGCGTCGAGTCGAACGTTCCGGGTGGTACCGAAGCCGAAGGCGGACAGACCAGCTCGAACAACAATCAGACAAAAAACGAGACGGTCAATTATGAAATCAGCCGGACGGTGTCGCGCATCGTGGAGCCGACGGGCACCATCAAGAAGCTTTCGGTGGCGGTCCTGGTAGACGGCACGTATGAGGGCGGGGGCAAGGCGGGCGAGGCGGGGGCGGATCAACCCAAGAAATATGTACCTCGTTCCGAGGAAGAAATGAAACGCATCGAAGAAATCGTGAAGAAGGCGATGGGGTATTCGACCGAGCGGCAGGATCAAGTGGAGGTGGTGAGCATCCAATTCGGGCTGGGAGCGGAGGAACCGACCGGCGGGGTCGAGGCCGCGCCGGATGCGAGCAAGGCCTGGATGCCCTACGTGCGTTACGCAGTCGGAGGTGTGCTGTTCTTCCTGATTTTCTTCATGGTGGTGCGCCCGTTGATGGTGATGCTGGTTCAGTCCGCGCCCGCGGCCGGCGGCGGCGAGACGCCGGCGCTGCCCGCGTCGGTGGGACAGGTTGAAGCGGCCATCAGCGGCAAACAGCCGGGGCAGATCCTCGATATGGCCAAGAATAACCCTGCCAATACTGCTGTCGTCGTGAAACAGTGGCTGAAAAATAACGCCTAA
- the fliG gene encoding flagellar motor switch protein FliG: MNKELSGAQKAAILLRAIGEEAAAAVMKTLDPKDIRKLGSFMKETANITKQEEDSVIAEFEQASSSGEVQFEGREFMEAILKKALGPEKAARMMESLNTKTYPGIDALKWVDPRTVAQILKIEHPQTIAVCLGQMEAEQASAVLALLPVHLHADVSLRLATMQEVQPEVLSELSDSLQEILSASMGMSSMSVGGAELMADILTRVDKNTEGAIMAKITERDQALAESIRALMFVFDDLVELDSRGMQELMKEISKEDLPVALRGATPEIKEKFLKNMSSRAAEMLKEDMETRGPVKVSDVEKAQQNILKVCRKLEEEGRIVIGGGGGEELL, encoded by the coding sequence ATGAATAAAGAACTATCGGGCGCACAAAAAGCGGCGATCTTACTGCGAGCCATCGGTGAAGAAGCTGCCGCAGCGGTCATGAAGACTCTCGACCCGAAGGATATTCGCAAGCTCGGGAGCTTCATGAAAGAAACCGCAAACATTACGAAGCAGGAAGAGGACAGTGTGATCGCCGAATTCGAACAGGCGAGCTCATCCGGCGAGGTGCAATTCGAGGGACGCGAATTCATGGAAGCCATTCTGAAGAAGGCGCTGGGCCCTGAGAAGGCCGCCAGAATGATGGAGTCCTTGAATACGAAGACCTATCCGGGGATCGATGCCCTGAAGTGGGTCGATCCCAGAACCGTCGCGCAAATTCTTAAGATCGAACATCCCCAGACCATTGCCGTCTGTCTGGGGCAAATGGAAGCCGAACAGGCCAGCGCCGTGCTGGCCTTGCTACCGGTACACCTGCATGCCGACGTGTCGCTGCGACTGGCGACGATGCAAGAAGTGCAGCCGGAGGTGCTGTCCGAATTGAGCGACAGTCTGCAGGAAATTCTGTCGGCCTCGATGGGCATGTCGAGCATGTCGGTCGGCGGCGCCGAATTGATGGCCGATATTCTGACGCGTGTGGATAAGAACACCGAAGGGGCCATCATGGCCAAGATCACCGAACGCGACCAGGCTTTGGCCGAAAGTATCCGGGCGCTGATGTTTGTCTTCGATGACCTGGTGGAACTGGATTCCCGTGGCATGCAGGAACTCATGAAGGAAATCAGTAAAGAAGACCTTCCGGTCGCGCTTCGTGGCGCCACCCCGGAGATCAAGGAGAAGTTTCTCAAGAATATGTCCAGCCGCGCGGCCGAAATGCTCAAGGAGGACATGGAAACGCGCGGGCCGGTCAAGGTCTCCGATGTCGAGAAGGCGCAGCAGAAC